From the Streptococcus halotolerans genome, the window AACGATTTGTGCAAGATGACCAAAAAGAAAAGAACTAGATAACATCTAATCCTTAATCAATAAAACAATTGACACGCTGCATTGATCCGAGCTAACAATAAAAAATCACAGCAAACAAGGCGATACCAATAGTGGTAGCATTGACATTCAGCGAATCAAGTCACCAAGTGCTGAATGTGATTTTTAAAGAAGATTAATAACCTTTCTGCGAGTTTTTCCTCAACTTGAAACTAGACCCAGCCTAGTTTTTTAGAATCAATAAATAAGCCAAGGCTAAATCATCTAGATCTTTAAGGTTCAGGCCGGTCACTTGGTGAAATTTGTCCAAGCGATATTGGAGAGAATTTCGATGAATAAAGAGTCGTTGGGCTGTTTGCACTAAATTACCGTGTTCTTGCCACATAGCAATAACCAAATCACGTCCATCTTTTAAACCATCCATAAGTGCTAGTAGCTTCTGGCTAAGCAAGGCAATATCTTTTTTCTTAGCCAAAGACCAGAGAAGAGCTTGCGCAAATGTTGTGGTCAACTGCGGAGCATTCTCATCATGATAGTCTTGAAAGATGGCATACTCCATACTCAGGATAACCTGTAAATCTTGCTCTGTAAATCCAGTCCAGGCATTTCCAATAAATGCCTTTAAAGAGAGCCCAAAATCACCTTCAATCGTTGGAAGGAGATCCTTGATGATATCTGAAGAATCATGTAAATCACTAGCATCCAGAACCAAAAGGGATTGATGAGCTGATAATTCCGTCACAAGTAGGCTATTTGAAAAAATATCTGTTAAGAGCCTTTTCAGTTCGGTAGACAGAGCTGAAGGATGATGCCAATAAATCAATTGCAAGTCTCTTTCAGCAATCGGCAAGGGAGATTCACCTTGCAAAAAAGACAGCCAACTGCTATCAGAGTTGGTCTTTTCTTCGCCTAAGGACAAGATCTGAATGAGAGCCTTTTCTCTCTCAGTCAAGTCAGCCTTAGGCAAATGAAGAAAGCCCTGATCTAGTGGTAAGACAAGAACATCCTGATGAGCAGCAGCCACATCAGACAACATCGCTCCAGGAAATAAATCACTAAGTTTCATAAAGCTCCCTTCATAATGACAAATGATATTAGTAAGATTATAGCATAGAAAACAAATTATAAGTATTGATGGCAAGAGGATTTTTCCGCCCTCTAATGTTAAGCGTTTTCAAAAGTGCATAAATTGTTTATACTAGTGGTATAAAGTTCACAGAAAGGAACCACAAATGCTACAAACACAAGAAATCGAAACTACTAAGGGCACTATCACCAACATCATTTTATCGAATAATCAAGAAACTTCTGTTGTTGTTTCCAATCTAGGAGCAACACTTCTCAATTTCAAAACGCAAGATAAAAACGGCAAACTGCAAGACATTGTTTTGGGGTTTGATACTATCGAAGAATACTTTAGTAATACCGACACCTACTTTGGAGCCAGTGTTGGCCGTATTGCCAATCGTACGGAAACAGCCAGTTTTTCACTCAATGGGGAAACTTTCCAAATTGATAAAAACGAAGGCGACAACAACCTTCACAGCGGACCTAATGGCTATCAAACACGTGTTTGGGAAGTCGAATCCTTAGATAAATCAATCAACCAAGTCACTTTCAAACTAGATAGTCCTGATGGTGATCAAGGTTATCCAGGACATTTAACCTTAAAAATCACCTACCAACTTACTGATGATAACCAGCTAAAAATAACTTATCAAGCAATATCTGATAAAGATACTCCATTAAGCCCGACTAACCACTCTTACTTCAACTTAAATGGCCATGCTTCTGGTAGTATCGAGAATCATCTTCTTCAATTAAATGCTAGTGCTTATACTCCAATTAAAGATTCGACCTCTATCCCTACGGGGCAGATTGTTAATGTCGAAGGCACACCTTTTGATTTTAGACATCCTAAAACTATCGGACAGGATATCAATCAAACCTTTGACCAATTACAATTTGCCAGCGGATATGACCATAATCTTCTTCTAGATGATCCAAATTTACAAACGGCTTTTGCAACCGCTGTTGGGGATAAAACTGGCATCAAACTGGAAGCCTTTACGAATTTACCAGGTGTCCAATTTTACTCAGGTAATTTTCTCAACAACCACCCTGGAAAAAATCAAGCAAGCTATGACAAACGTCACGGTTTCTGCCTTGAAACACAATTTTTCCCAAATGCTATTAATACCCCTAATTTCCCTTCCCCAGTTTTGAAAGCTAACGAGACTAACAGCTATCAAACAATCTATAAAGTCAGTATTGAGTAAAAAAGGTCCACTTGTAAAAATACAAGTGGACTTTTCTTAAAACGGATTATAAAATCTCCCTCCATTCGCATAGAACAAGGAGATAGCTATCACAACTATAATAACACTGATAATAATTAAGAGCGTATCTTTCTTGGTCCACGCTTTAGCTTGATACCAGGTCCTTTTACGATAGCGGCCAAAGCGACGCAATTCCATAGCAGTAGAGATGGTTTCAATGCGTTCTAGAGATGAAAAAATCAGTGGCGTTATCATTTGGATATTGCCTTTAATCCTAGACAACAACGAGGCTTTATTAGACAACTCCAACCCTCTTGCCTCTTGAGCTTTTCGAATAGTTCCAAAATCTTCTTGTAAATCCGGAATGTAACGCATCGTCAAGCTGACGGCATAAGCAAAACGATAAGGAAGTCCTAATTGGTTGAGACTGGAAGCAAACTGGCTAGGGTGTGTGGTGAGCAAAAAAATAACAGCTAAAGGAAGTGTTGATACATATTTGACAGCTACATTAAAGAGATAAAAAAGCTCTTCTAAAGTCACATCATAAGGTCCAGGACCATCTATTAGAAGTGTTTTAGAACGATACAAGTTGACTCCATACTGTGGCGCAAAAAGATAAATCATAATGACGTTTAAGAGAGCAAAGAAACCAACAAAAGCAAAAACGAAGGAAACCTCTTTCCACTGTATACCGGCTTTTTTAAACAAGGCAAGCGATGCGACACCTATAATGACTAGAAATCGAGTATCATAGCTAGTCATCACAGCCACTGAAACCAAGATAAAAAAAAGTAATTTACTGGTTCCAGACAACTGGTATAAAAAGCCTTGTCCTGGTTGATAACCTAGTAAGCGATTAGCCATGTCAGGCACCTCCTTTTAAGGATTGGTAGTAAGCAGTAACTGTCTCAGGATCCTGCCCGATTTTTTGAGCTAAGTCATAAAGAGAAGTCCTCTTGAGGTGGGCTTTTTCGATTAGGTCTTGATTAGATAAAATCACCTGCGGTTTGTCATCAGCAATAATAGTACGATCGCTCACAACCAAGCAGCGATCAGCATAGTCTAGCATCAACTGCATATCATGCGTAATCATGACAATGGTGTGACCAACTGCACTTAACTCTTTAAGAAATGACATAATTTCTTGATAAGTGCGTTGATCTTGACCTGCCGTGGGCTCATCTAAAATTAACATTTGAGGGTTTAAAACCAAAATAGCTGCAATAGTCACGCGTTTCTTCTGACCAAATGACAGGGCCGAAATCGGCCAATTGCGGTAAGGATAAAGTCCACAAACTGTCAAGACTTCCTCGACACGCTTGGTTATCTCAGCTTCTTTGAGTCCACGTAATCGAAGCCCCAATGCTACTTCATCCCAAATCATGGTTTGACTAATCATTTGATTAGGATTTTGTAAAACATAACCAATCCGCTCAGCTCTTTCTTTAATAGAATCACTAGTGATAGAATTCCCTTCATAAATCAAGTCACCTTTAATAGGCAGATAGGCACATAGCGCCTTGGCTAGCGTTGACTTTCCAGTACCATTCTTGCCAACCACAGCCAAAAGTTCCCCTTTTGAAACTGAAAAAGATAAGTCCTCTAAAATAGGATTTTCAGGGACATACCCAGTGCTTAACTGTTTCACTTCAAGTAATGCTGCTCCTTTTTGAGAGGATATTTCAGTTTGGACTACCGGCAGTTTCAATGGCGGTAAAGGCATTTGTTGTAAATCTGCTAAATTGTCATAAGCACTCACATCAAGCCCTAATGTTTTTAAAACCGTTAGATAGAGCGGTTCTCTAATGCCATTTTCGGCTAATAACCTACTAGCCAACAAGTCGGTAGGATTCCCATTATAAAGAATTTCCCCATTAGCCATCAACACAATACGGTCAATATCAATGGCCAAAACATCTTCCAACCGATGTTCAATGATAAGGGTTGTTGCACCAACTTCCTGATGCATACGATCAATTAACTGCATGGTTTCTTGACCTGCCTTGGGATCTAAGTTTGCCAATGGCTCATCAAACAGTAAAATAGGACTCTCATCTATCAGGACACCAGCTAAGCTAACCCTTTGCTTCTGACCGCCCGACAAATCCTGAGGGCGATGATGAATCAGATTTTTTAAGTCGAGACGCTCTGCCCAATCTGCGACTCGCTCGATCATCTCATTTTGAGAGACACCGTCATTTTCCAAAGCGAAAGCGACATCTTCTGCTACACTCAGTCCAATAAATTGGCCATCTGGATCCTGCAAAACAGTAGACACCAAAAAAGACCGGTCATAGATAGACAGTTTTTCAGCCTCTTGACCAGCAATTTTTAATGTTCCAGATATGCTTCCAGAATAGGTTCCAGGAATAATACCGTTTAAACATTGACCTAAGGTAGATTTTCCACTACCTGACGGTCCTAAAATTAGAACCTTTTCACCTTGCTCAATCGTCAAATCAATCCCTTTTAGGGTTGGCTCAGACTGAACATCATAGGTGAACGAAACATTTTTAAAACAAATAGCGTTTGTCATTTTTTGTTCTCTCATTAAAGCAAGTAAGGGAGTAGCCCAATAAGCATCTAGCCATTACTACATTACGTCTCTGCTGCGCTTTAATCTTTAGTCAAACTTCCCTTTTTAGTGCGTGTTTTGGCGTAGAGGGCCAATAACAGGCTGCCTCCGATACCAACTGTTAACAGATTAACGATTGCCGATAAAAGACCTTGCGCATAAACCTTACTTGATGGCTCGCTA encodes:
- a CDS encoding energy-coupling factor transporter transmembrane component T family protein, which gives rise to MANRLLGYQPGQGFLYQLSGTSKLLFFILVSVAVMTSYDTRFLVIIGVASLALFKKAGIQWKEVSFVFAFVGFFALLNVIMIYLFAPQYGVNLYRSKTLLIDGPGPYDVTLEELFYLFNVAVKYVSTLPLAVIFLLTTHPSQFASSLNQLGLPYRFAYAVSLTMRYIPDLQEDFGTIRKAQEARGLELSNKASLLSRIKGNIQMITPLIFSSLERIETISTAMELRRFGRYRKRTWYQAKAWTKKDTLLIIISVIIVVIAISLFYANGGRFYNPF
- a CDS encoding ABC transporter ATP-binding protein, which produces MTNAICFKNVSFTYDVQSEPTLKGIDLTIEQGEKVLILGPSGSGKSTLGQCLNGIIPGTYSGSISGTLKIAGQEAEKLSIYDRSFLVSTVLQDPDGQFIGLSVAEDVAFALENDGVSQNEMIERVADWAERLDLKNLIHHRPQDLSGGQKQRVSLAGVLIDESPILLFDEPLANLDPKAGQETMQLIDRMHQEVGATTLIIEHRLEDVLAIDIDRIVLMANGEILYNGNPTDLLASRLLAENGIREPLYLTVLKTLGLDVSAYDNLADLQQMPLPPLKLPVVQTEISSQKGAALLEVKQLSTGYVPENPILEDLSFSVSKGELLAVVGKNGTGKSTLAKALCAYLPIKGDLIYEGNSITSDSIKERAERIGYVLQNPNQMISQTMIWDEVALGLRLRGLKEAEITKRVEEVLTVCGLYPYRNWPISALSFGQKKRVTIAAILVLNPQMLILDEPTAGQDQRTYQEIMSFLKELSAVGHTIVMITHDMQLMLDYADRCLVVSDRTIIADDKPQVILSNQDLIEKAHLKRTSLYDLAQKIGQDPETVTAYYQSLKGGA
- a CDS encoding aldose epimerase family protein yields the protein MLQTQEIETTKGTITNIILSNNQETSVVVSNLGATLLNFKTQDKNGKLQDIVLGFDTIEEYFSNTDTYFGASVGRIANRTETASFSLNGETFQIDKNEGDNNLHSGPNGYQTRVWEVESLDKSINQVTFKLDSPDGDQGYPGHLTLKITYQLTDDNQLKITYQAISDKDTPLSPTNHSYFNLNGHASGSIENHLLQLNASAYTPIKDSTSIPTGQIVNVEGTPFDFRHPKTIGQDINQTFDQLQFASGYDHNLLLDDPNLQTAFATAVGDKTGIKLEAFTNLPGVQFYSGNFLNNHPGKNQASYDKRHGFCLETQFFPNAINTPNFPSPVLKANETNSYQTIYKVSIE
- a CDS encoding helix-turn-helix domain-containing protein, producing MKLSDLFPGAMLSDVAAAHQDVLVLPLDQGFLHLPKADLTEREKALIQILSLGEEKTNSDSSWLSFLQGESPLPIAERDLQLIYWHHPSALSTELKRLLTDIFSNSLLVTELSAHQSLLVLDASDLHDSSDIIKDLLPTIEGDFGLSLKAFIGNAWTGFTEQDLQVILSMEYAIFQDYHDENAPQLTTTFAQALLWSLAKKKDIALLSQKLLALMDGLKDGRDLVIAMWQEHGNLVQTAQRLFIHRNSLQYRLDKFHQVTGLNLKDLDDLALAYLLILKN